AATCTGGCAAAAACCGCTACGGACAGGAGTTTCGGCGGAAGTCAAAAGAAAGATTAACGCGGAGATCGCGTAGAAAGCGAGGAAAGGCGCTCTCAGTTCTCGGTTCGCAGTTCTCAGTTGGAAATATCAAGGTTCGCTCGCGCAATTGACTGAGAACCAGGAACTGAACTTTCTTGTTGGCGCCCTTTGCGGTCTCTGCGCTGGTCATTTTGCGGTTGCGGTTCCGCCGATGGCGTGGCGGATGGCAGCGCGGGCAAGCAGGCGGGTGGAGTCAAGGACCGGCAAGGGTGAGCTTTCCGGCGTAACCAGCAACGGGATCTCGGTGCATCCGAGGACGACGGCGTCGCAACCTTCGGACTTGAGGCGCTCGATAATGGCGCGGAAGATGCCGAGGGATTCAGAGCGGAAGGTGCCGTTCACTAGTTCATCGAAGATGATCTTGTCGATCTTCTCTCGGTCGAGCGGCGACGGTGTGCGGTAGTCGATCCCAGCCTTCTTGAGGATTTCGGGATAGATGGTGCCTTCCATCGTGACCCGCGTTCCGGTGATGGCGAGTTTCTTGAGGCCACGGCGCTGGGCTTCGGCGGCCACTTCCGCGACAACGTGCAGCCACGGGAGCGGCGATTCCGGAAGAACATAAGGCATGGCGTGGTGGATCGTGTTGTCCGGGCAGAGGAGGAAGTCCGCGCCAATGGACTGCAGTTTGCGCGCAGAGCCGAGCATCAGGCTGGCGACACCTTTCCAATCGCCGGCATTAATGAGCTTCATGTAATCGCCGAGTGGAAAGGTATGCATCGAAACTTCGGGATGCATGTGGCGCCCCATGTAGCTGGACGCTTCATCGCAGATGGTGCGGTAGCAGAGGGCGGCGCCTTCGGCGCTGCAGGCGACTATGCCGATATGACGGTACATGGGACCAGTTTAGCGCGTGAAAGGATTAACGCAGAGGACGCGAAGGAAAACTGCAGCAGTTCCCAGTTCTCGGTTTGCAATTATCCGTAATTCGTATTCGTTGAAATGCCAGGGACCAGTTGATTTGATGATATCGCGAATCGAATTTCGCCTCACATCCTTTGCGACCTTCGCGTCCTCTGCGTTTCTCTTTTTGTTCCTGCTAGACTCCGGAATGGAGCGGAATGATGAAATCAATCGTTGTGACGGGCAACGAGGGCCCGAAATCGCTGGAGTTGCGTGAGGTTCCGGATCCGAAGGCCGGGACGGGAGAAGTTGTCGTTAACGTCACAGCCGCGGGTGTGAACTTTGCGGACGTTCGGGCGGCGCAAGGGAAGTATCCGGGCGGGCCGGAGCCGCCGTTTGTTGCAGGGCGCGAATATGCGGGAATCGTTGAGGGCACGGGTGAGCGAGTGATGGGGTATTCGCAGCACTCGGCGTTCGCAGAAAAGGTTGCGACGCCTCGGAATCTGATCTTCCCTGCCCCTGCGGAATGGGACTTGGAGCATTGCGCTGCGTTTCCGGTGAACTATCTCACAGCATGGTTGCTGTACTGGAAAGCGGGATTGGTGAAGGGAGGCACCGAGGATCCCTCGCCGGTGAGGTCGGGGCCGAATCAGCGCGTTCTGATCCATGCGGCGGCAGGTGGGGTTGGAACCGCGGCCGTCGAAATCGGAAAACAGCTTGGAATCGAGACTTTCGGGACGGCTTCGACGGATGAAAAGCTGGCGAAACTGGGGGGACTTGGCCTTACGCATGGGATCAACTACATGCGAGAAGATTATGAGGAGCGGGTGGAGGAGATCACCGGCGGGGAAGGCGTCAATGCGGCTTTCGATGGATTAGGCGGGGAGCACACGGGGAAGACCATCCGGTGCCTGGGCTTTCTGGGTCGGGTGATTCTCTTTGGATCCGCAACCGGCGAGCAGCCGAAAGTCAATCTTGGCCAGCTCTATTTGAAGGGAACGAGCATTCACGGATTGTGGTTGAGCAAACTAGTCGCGAATGCGGAGTTGATTCGGTCGGCGCTGGATTCGATGAGGCCGTGGATTAAAAGTGGAGCAATCGAGCCGCAAGTTGGGGCGGTATTGCCTATGGAACATGCGGCTGACGCGTATCGCATGCTGCTGGAGAGACGGAATTACGGGAAGATCGTGTTGAAAATCTAGATTTGCGGCGCAGGATGTTCTCGCGACTGCCGACGGAGCACCGGTCCTGGAGGATGTTCGCGTTTCATTTCAGCAAGGCTAAAGACTTTTTAACACACTCACTGCTTACATCCTTCTACCTATCTCGTCTACCCTGAAGCGGGGATATTCCCTCGCGCTGTTTTTTATATTCAGGCCCGATTCATATAAGGAGGAAGTGATTCATGAAGTCGACTGTCAAGTTGTTGGCAGTGGTTGCGGTTCTTATGCTCGCGGTATCGAGTTTGGCGGGAAATCTTGCCGATCTGCGCATCTCCAATGACGTTACGGTCGGTGGCGCGAAACTCGCTGCCGGGAATTACAAGGTGAGGATCGATGGCAACGGACCGGACGTAAAGGTCATATTCGAGCAATCCGGGAAGGTGAAAGCCACGGTCAACGGTACGTTCC
This genomic interval from Terriglobia bacterium contains the following:
- a CDS encoding NADPH:quinone oxidoreductase family protein — protein: MKSIVVTGNEGPKSLELREVPDPKAGTGEVVVNVTAAGVNFADVRAAQGKYPGGPEPPFVAGREYAGIVEGTGERVMGYSQHSAFAEKVATPRNLIFPAPAEWDLEHCAAFPVNYLTAWLLYWKAGLVKGGTEDPSPVRSGPNQRVLIHAAAGGVGTAAVEIGKQLGIETFGTASTDEKLAKLGGLGLTHGINYMREDYEERVEEITGGEGVNAAFDGLGGEHTGKTIRCLGFLGRVILFGSATGEQPKVNLGQLYLKGTSIHGLWLSKLVANAELIRSALDSMRPWIKSGAIEPQVGAVLPMEHAADAYRMLLERRNYGKIVLKI
- a CDS encoding amino acid racemase, with product MYRHIGIVACSAEGAALCYRTICDEASSYMGRHMHPEVSMHTFPLGDYMKLINAGDWKGVASLMLGSARKLQSIGADFLLCPDNTIHHAMPYVLPESPLPWLHVVAEVAAEAQRRGLKKLAITGTRVTMEGTIYPEILKKAGIDYRTPSPLDREKIDKIIFDELVNGTFRSESLGIFRAIIERLKSEGCDAVVLGCTEIPLLVTPESSPLPVLDSTRLLARAAIRHAIGGTATAK